In Salarias fasciatus chromosome 2, fSalaFa1.1, whole genome shotgun sequence, one genomic interval encodes:
- the cenpi gene encoding centromere protein I isoform X1 translates to MAETLNLSASDHSSLDHSGSSRSGNRSLRIAEKQKRKKEAEEPFVVALRYFADVEAGTPVAGNDEFEKNMELVEEEAYSRGLSPEAISLMLEFAMSLRMGNTPCARVLKFLIPASVVPQDAVVRAVVWLTVGKIPAGTRVLFLKWFLTMFDMIDGKDQLRAIYGFIFSFIMDENMCPFVCHLLYLLTRKESVRVFRVRKLLELQSKLGRQPFLLHLLSLYKVFCPELVTLSIPSRMRTGFRNHISPWKSALIAVQKRNSVQVAPSISLAFTNKEKSSSRKRKHDHLELPALSAVVNREPQTELFCSRKVVPMAQIRSFDQMLENMHRIELPAQMGSLLDSSLALQYLDCVQDESALLRLNFWLGYALQEEFLFAGDGGSSQNSAEALPFLNKLLSAQHFLQEGFSSTEAFLYKFLKVWDGSLLRPQILSLLSNIPVVPSSQMGRLLFEPLMQLFFTSSLFFKCGLMECLNNMLSKWLTWHSVYALEDDLDISLNSHTSTNMTLTGFKDSVMELINFVGRLASVGLQLENSHTLLLSFVLDFYETVCDTFLKYGLPLVVLPPPGVFYPALFATDPVSVDRLAHIMNRYKVSLTSAKSQEKLGEQSFRVSRQTFHEFNQYLINMVNCLWNSKMFEPGMGVQLGEELLLRSGVPEPWTSFSFIHHPAFMGYAFNFHQRCWPGRKDTDLNSIKHPKPWSWYVEYLMNQGYDGLKHFVQCNLTLPPGAGDGPDK, encoded by the exons TTGAGGCCGGGACTCCGGTGGCCGGGAACGATGAATTTGAGAagaacatggagctggtggaggaggaggcctaCAGCAGAGGGCTTTCCCCTGAGGCCATTTCTCTCATGCTGGAGTTTGCCATGAGTCTGCGAATGG GGAATACTCCATGTGCGCGGGTGCTGAAGTTTCTGATCCCGGCTTCTGTGGTGCCGCAAGACGCCGTTGTGAGGGCGGTGGTTTGGCTGACTGTTGGGAAAATACCTGCAGGCACTCGG GTTCTTTTCTTAAAGTGGTTTTTGACCATGTTTGACATGATTGATGGAAAGGACCAGCTTCGAGCTATTTATGGCTTCATCTTCAGCTTCATCATGGATGAAAATATG TGCCCTTTTGTCTGCCATCTATTGTACCTTCTGACCCGAAAGGAAAGTG TGCGAGTCTTCAGAGTCAGGAAGCTACTGGAGCTGCAGTCTAAACTG GGAAGGCAGCCTTTCCTCCTGCACCTGCTGTCACTTTACAAAGTGTTTTGTCCCGAGCTGGTGACACTCTCCATCCCGTCCAGAATGAGG ACTGGATTTAGAAACCACATTTCCCCCTGGAAATCAGCATTGATCGCCGTCCAGAAGAGGAACAGTGTGCAGGTCGCTCCGAGCATCAGTCTGGCTTTCACAAATAAGGAGAAGAGCAGTTCTAGAAAGAGG AAACACGACCACCTGGAGTTGCCAGCGTTGAGCGCGGTGGTCAACAGGGAGCCTCAGACTGAGCTGTTCTGCAGCAGAAAGGTGGTCCCCATGGCGCAGATCCGCTCCTTTGATCAGATGTTAGAAAACATGCACCGCATCGAG CTGCCTGCTCAGATGGGCTCGCTGCTGGATTCCAGTCTGGCCCTGCAGTACCTGGACTGTGTGCAGGACGAGTCTGCCCTCCTACGCCTCAATTTCTGGCTGGGCTACGCTTTACAGGAAG aATTCCTGTTTGCTGGTGACGGAGGTTCCTCTCAGAATTCAGCGGAAGCTTTGCCGTTTTTGAACAAGTTGCTGTCTGCACAGCACTTCCTCCAG GAGGGGTTTTCCAGCACAGAAGCGTTCCTCTACAAATTCCTCAAGGTCTGGGATGGTTCCCTACTCCGTCCGCAGATCCTCAGCCTCCTGAGCAACATCCCGGTCGTCCCCAGTTCCC AAATGGGAAGGCTTCTGTTTGAGCCCCTGATGCAgctcttcttcacctcctccctctttttcaAG tgtGGACTGATGGAGTGCCTAAACAACATGCTGTCCAAGTGGTTGACCTGGCACTCGGTGTACGCTCTGGAGGACGATCTGGACATCAGCCTCAACAGTCACACCTCCAC GAACATGACTCTGACGGGGTTCAAGGATTCGGTGATGGAGCTGATTAACTTTGTCGGTCGGCTGGCGTCCGTGGGCCTTCAGCTTGAAAACAGTCACACTCTGCTCCTCAGCTTCGTCCTGGACTTTTATGAGACG GTGTGTGACACGTTCCTCAAATATGGCCTCCCCCTCGTGGTGCTGCCTCCACCTGGGGTTTTTTACCCGGCGCTGTTCGCCACGGACCCGGTCAGCGTGGACAGACTGGCCCACATCATGaacag gTACAAAGTGAGCTTGACATCAGCCAAGAGTCAGGAGAAACTGGGGGAG CAGTCTTTTCGCGTCAGCCGGCAGACCTTCCACGAGTTCAATCAGTACCTGATCAACATGGTGAACTGCCTGTGGAACTCCAAAATGTTTGAGCCGGGCATGGGGGTGCAGCTgggggaggagctgctgctcaggagCGGCGTCCCAGAGCCCTGGAccagcttcagcttcatccACCACCCGGCCTTCATGGGCTACGCCTTCAACTTCCACCAGAGG TGCTGGCCGGGCAGGAAGGACACGGACCTTAACTCCATAAAG CACCCCAAGCCGTGGAGCTGGTACGTGGAGTATCTAATGAACCAGGGCTACGACGGCCTCAAACACTTTGTGCAGTGTAACCTCACACTGCCGCCTGGAGCCGGCGACGGGCCGGACAAGTAG
- the cenpi gene encoding centromere protein I isoform X2 — MAETLNLSASDHSSLDHSGSSRSGNRSLRIAEKQKRKKEAEEPFVVALRYFADVEAGTPVAGNDEFEKNMELVEEEAYSRGLSPEAISLMLEFAMSLRMGNTPCARVLKFLIPASVVPQDAVVRAVVWLTVGKIPAGTRVLFLKWFLTMFDMIDGKDQLRAIYGFIFSFIMDENMCPFVCHLLYLLTRKESVRVFRVRKLLELQSKLGRQPFLLHLLSLYKVFCPELVTLSIPSRMRTGFRNHISPWKSALIAVQKRNSVQVAPSISLAFTNKEKSSSRKRKHDHLELPALSAVVNREPQTELFCSRKVVPMAQIRSFDQMLENMHRIELPAQMGSLLDSSLALQYLDCVQDESALLRLNFWLGYALQEEFLFAGDGGSSQNSAEALPFLNKLLSAQHFLQEGFSSTEAFLYKFLKVWDGSLLRPQILSLLSNIPVVPSSQMGRLLFEPLMQLFFTSSLFFKCGLMECLNNMLSKWLTWHSVYALEDDLDISLNSHTSTNMTLTGFKDSVMELINFVGRLASVGLQLENSHTLLLSFVLDFYETVCDTFLKYGLPLVVLPPPGVFYPALFATDPVSVDRLAHIMNRYKVSLTSAKSQEKLGESFRVSRQTFHEFNQYLINMVNCLWNSKMFEPGMGVQLGEELLLRSGVPEPWTSFSFIHHPAFMGYAFNFHQRCWPGRKDTDLNSIKHPKPWSWYVEYLMNQGYDGLKHFVQCNLTLPPGAGDGPDK, encoded by the exons TTGAGGCCGGGACTCCGGTGGCCGGGAACGATGAATTTGAGAagaacatggagctggtggaggaggaggcctaCAGCAGAGGGCTTTCCCCTGAGGCCATTTCTCTCATGCTGGAGTTTGCCATGAGTCTGCGAATGG GGAATACTCCATGTGCGCGGGTGCTGAAGTTTCTGATCCCGGCTTCTGTGGTGCCGCAAGACGCCGTTGTGAGGGCGGTGGTTTGGCTGACTGTTGGGAAAATACCTGCAGGCACTCGG GTTCTTTTCTTAAAGTGGTTTTTGACCATGTTTGACATGATTGATGGAAAGGACCAGCTTCGAGCTATTTATGGCTTCATCTTCAGCTTCATCATGGATGAAAATATG TGCCCTTTTGTCTGCCATCTATTGTACCTTCTGACCCGAAAGGAAAGTG TGCGAGTCTTCAGAGTCAGGAAGCTACTGGAGCTGCAGTCTAAACTG GGAAGGCAGCCTTTCCTCCTGCACCTGCTGTCACTTTACAAAGTGTTTTGTCCCGAGCTGGTGACACTCTCCATCCCGTCCAGAATGAGG ACTGGATTTAGAAACCACATTTCCCCCTGGAAATCAGCATTGATCGCCGTCCAGAAGAGGAACAGTGTGCAGGTCGCTCCGAGCATCAGTCTGGCTTTCACAAATAAGGAGAAGAGCAGTTCTAGAAAGAGG AAACACGACCACCTGGAGTTGCCAGCGTTGAGCGCGGTGGTCAACAGGGAGCCTCAGACTGAGCTGTTCTGCAGCAGAAAGGTGGTCCCCATGGCGCAGATCCGCTCCTTTGATCAGATGTTAGAAAACATGCACCGCATCGAG CTGCCTGCTCAGATGGGCTCGCTGCTGGATTCCAGTCTGGCCCTGCAGTACCTGGACTGTGTGCAGGACGAGTCTGCCCTCCTACGCCTCAATTTCTGGCTGGGCTACGCTTTACAGGAAG aATTCCTGTTTGCTGGTGACGGAGGTTCCTCTCAGAATTCAGCGGAAGCTTTGCCGTTTTTGAACAAGTTGCTGTCTGCACAGCACTTCCTCCAG GAGGGGTTTTCCAGCACAGAAGCGTTCCTCTACAAATTCCTCAAGGTCTGGGATGGTTCCCTACTCCGTCCGCAGATCCTCAGCCTCCTGAGCAACATCCCGGTCGTCCCCAGTTCCC AAATGGGAAGGCTTCTGTTTGAGCCCCTGATGCAgctcttcttcacctcctccctctttttcaAG tgtGGACTGATGGAGTGCCTAAACAACATGCTGTCCAAGTGGTTGACCTGGCACTCGGTGTACGCTCTGGAGGACGATCTGGACATCAGCCTCAACAGTCACACCTCCAC GAACATGACTCTGACGGGGTTCAAGGATTCGGTGATGGAGCTGATTAACTTTGTCGGTCGGCTGGCGTCCGTGGGCCTTCAGCTTGAAAACAGTCACACTCTGCTCCTCAGCTTCGTCCTGGACTTTTATGAGACG GTGTGTGACACGTTCCTCAAATATGGCCTCCCCCTCGTGGTGCTGCCTCCACCTGGGGTTTTTTACCCGGCGCTGTTCGCCACGGACCCGGTCAGCGTGGACAGACTGGCCCACATCATGaacag gTACAAAGTGAGCTTGACATCAGCCAAGAGTCAGGAGAAACTGGGGGAG TCTTTTCGCGTCAGCCGGCAGACCTTCCACGAGTTCAATCAGTACCTGATCAACATGGTGAACTGCCTGTGGAACTCCAAAATGTTTGAGCCGGGCATGGGGGTGCAGCTgggggaggagctgctgctcaggagCGGCGTCCCAGAGCCCTGGAccagcttcagcttcatccACCACCCGGCCTTCATGGGCTACGCCTTCAACTTCCACCAGAGG TGCTGGCCGGGCAGGAAGGACACGGACCTTAACTCCATAAAG CACCCCAAGCCGTGGAGCTGGTACGTGGAGTATCTAATGAACCAGGGCTACGACGGCCTCAAACACTTTGTGCAGTGTAACCTCACACTGCCGCCTGGAGCCGGCGACGGGCCGGACAAGTAG